The window catcctctctctctctctctNNNNNNNNNNNNNNNNNNNNNNNNNNNNNNNNNNNNNNNNNNNNNNNNNNNNNNNNNNNNNNNNNNNNNNNNNNNNNNNNNNNNNNNNNNNNNNNNNNNNNNNNNNNNNNNNNNNNNNNNNNNNNNNNNNNNNNNNNNNNNNNNNNNNNNNNNNNNNNNNNNNNNNNNNNNNNNNNNNNNNNNNNNNNNNNNNNNNNNNNNNNNNNNNNNNNNNNNNNNNNNNNNNNNNNNNNNNNNNNNNNNNNNNNNNNNNNNNNNNNNNNNNNNNNNNNNNNNNNNNNNNNNNNNNNNNNNNNNNNNNNNNNNNNNNNNNNNNNNNNNNNNNNNNNNNNNNNNNNNNNNNNNNNNNNNNNNNNNNNNNNNNNNNNatacatacatatatataggcCTGGTACTAGCTGTGACATTGTTTTCAAAATAGTTGTATGTATGAGCACAATGATAGCAAACCTACAAGTAATTTAGTAACACATACTAATAGCTAGCATGCATAAGTTTTCGTTATGCTGGAGGACCATAAGTTTTGACTTGGAACTAGATAGACCTAGAAGCAAAATAGGAAGGTGCGGGAGAAAAGCAAAAGCCTCACCAGAACCACCATGATACCCTTGGCAATGCGAGAGTTCACCTTGGccagctcctcctccttggtcagcgTTGGCCCAGCGCCTTTCTCGAGGTCCAGGCAATGATCAGAACTCGCGGACAACGTTACTTTGGCATGTTGCCCGGCAAGCACCAGGAGTGCCAATACCCAGACTAACACGAGAAAAACAGCCGGCCATGCCTGCCACCAATTTTCGCAAACCTTGAACATCCATATGATCAGGCCAACCATATACAGCGAATACAGCACCATGAACACTTTCTACAAAGCAGACACAAGCAGTGAGCGGCAGGATAGATAATTGGAGTTCCAGAGCACAAAAAAGAAAATTTGAGAGGCCAGAGATAAATTGTACTATGTAACCATCAACGACGAGGGAGATAAATTTGACTTGGTTAGACTAGACGTGACAAAAGGTTCAAACATCACTAAGCATCGTACGGAGCATTCAAGATTTGTTAGCAAATAGTAGAACGGCCAACATCATCAGCAAACAGAAACATATATAGGAAGAAGGTGAAGCTAACGGGATGCTCTTGTTATAGAGGCTTTCATACAGATTGATCTAGAACTAGCTAGAAGCAAAGGAAGAAGGCGGGTGAAAAGAAAAAGGCTCACCAGCGACGCCGCGGTACAGCAGGACAGCTCCTCCTCCTCTGTCGCCGCCGGCCAGGCAGTGCCTTTTTGGACATCCATGGGAGGATCAGAACTCCGCGACAACATTGTCATGGTGGACGCGCTGATGCGAGCAGACCCACCCGACCAGATGCACGTATGAGCGCAAACCTAGCTAAACCTTTTCTTTTAGCTGAAAAACCTAGCTGAACTTGAAGCAGATTGATCGCCGGCCGACGGGAGAAAATTAGGTCGATCGGAGGAAAGATGACGTTGCAGCTTTTCGCCGTTGGGATTCCCCTCGTTTATAATAGGCGTACGCCGTAGCACGTACGTCAAGCAGTCGGAGACCAAACAGGGCGCGGCCCAGTTGTTCACAACTTGTCATCGTTCTCGTTTGAAGCTTGAACTCAAGCTGACCAATTCGGATGGAAACTgtatctttccctactaataaagcagctaatgcttctggtcgtccgtcgctgtcatttttgcaaaaaagtccccCTATTTTCCCGAAATTAATGTGCAGTCCTACTTAAATTGTAGATAACGTttggttttttgcaaaaaaacaccCTGCCTCTACTGAACCGCTTGTCGCCGGCGTCAACACCGCACAAGCAAGGCAGGGGATGCGTCGCGGCGGACGTGAGCGCCGCCAGAGCCCAGGAATGGGGCGAGGTGTCGCGACTGGCGTTGTAGAGCGCGGCGTACAGAGGCGTCGCGGCGGGCGTTGAAGGCCGCGGTGGACCGAGGCGTCGCGGCGGCGGACGCGGTCAACTGGGAGCTCGCCCTCGAGGCTGAGGAGGCCGCCACGTTGCCGACACGGGCGGGCACGGTGGCGGtgaactccggccagatccgggcacGGGAACGACAAGGGCAATGGAGGCCGGCCGGATCTGTAGGCCGTGGGGTGGAAACGGGGCAGGGCGGCGACGCTGCTCACCTGGGGCGGGGAAAGAGAGGTTAGAGAGAGACAAGAGGAAGGGGGAGCGAGGGGAAACGGNNNNNNNNNNNNNNNNNNNNNNNNNNNNNNNNNNNNNNNNNNNNNNNNNNNNNNNNNNNNNNNNNNNNNNNNNNNNNNNNNNNNNNNNNNNNNNNNNNNNNNNNNNNNNNNNNNNNNNNNNNNNNNNNNNNNNNNNNNNNNNNNNNNNNNNNNNNNNNNNNNNNNNNNNNNNNNNNNNNNNNNNNNNNNNNNNNNNNNNNNNNNNNNNNNNNNNNNNNNNNNNNNNNNNNNNNNNNNNNNNNNNNNNNNNNNNNNNNNNNNNNNNNNNNNNNNNNNNNNNNNNNNNNNNNNNNNNNNNNNNNNNNNNNNNNNNNNNNNNNNNNNNNNNNNNNNNNNNNNNNNNNNNNNNNNNNNNNNNNNNNNNNNNNNNNNNNNNNNNNNNNNNNNNNNNNNNNNNNNNNNNNNNNNNNNNNNNNNNNNNNNNNNNNNNNNNNNNNNNTAGGCCGCGGGGCAAGGCGGCGCATCGGTCGGCGAGGGAGCTCCAGGCgtccatgggagagagagagagaggttagagAGACAAGAGGAAAGGGGAGCAGGGGGAAGCGGGGtagggcggcggcggtgctcggctccggcgagcggcgcaCCAGCGGGGCGGAGCGTGCGCAGGCGTGGGGAGGTGGGTTGGGACTTGAGAGGCGATAAAGGTGGAGCAACCTGTGGTGCTCCTCCATCTAGAAGCACCGAGGAGCGGCGTGGTAGGCTGGGGGCGTTGGCTGTGTTGGGAGGATAAAGTAGAAAATTAGTGATGGCAAGGGCGTTGGCTGTGTTGGTGGGCACCGGGCTGGTTTTCTGATCGATCCACGAGCTTGGCAGTAATCGCAGTATAATGATACTTTTTTGTCTTTGAGATGAAAAAAAGTAGTATACCTCATCTAATATATAATGCTACTGTTGAAAGGTGCTACTTAAATACAGAAAACTCTAGAAATTAGTAAATGCGTTGGTCTTTTGACCTAtttagttactccctccgtttttatttagtctgcATATTAAATTTGACTAaaatcaaactttgcaaagtttgaccaagtttatagaaaataatataaacatttagcataagaaatctatatgatgtgaaagtacattcaataatgaatgtaatgatattgatttgttattttatatgttaatattttttctctAAACTTtatcaaagtttacaaagcttgactttgatcaaAGTTAATacacggagtaaataaaaacggagtatGTATTACTCACACACAGAGGGATAGAGTAATAAGAAAAATAAGAGGTCCTTGCTCGCCCGGTTTCGTCCAATATTTAGTAAATTCGTCTAGGATCGAATCAAATTAGAGCGAGCAATTCATCTACAATTCCGAGAAGAATAAAGGGGATCCATCAACAGAAGTTCAGACTCACTATGATGTGTATAATGTATAAACACACCGCCAGCTATCACGTGATGAAATTCAATATTCCTACTATAAAAAGTTTTTATCGAGCACGGCCATGATAGGAAGATGCCACCAACATCCGCAGGCAAGCGGTGGTGCTGAGTCTACCGTAGAGGGCAGGTTCGGTCATGGAGTGGCTATCACTCCAGATGGCATGCCACTAGCCACACAGACAATCATCCGTGCTGCCCTGGACAATAAGGATTTAACCAGCAAGGCTCTGCGATGGTTAGTAGAACAC is drawn from Triticum dicoccoides isolate Atlit2015 ecotype Zavitan chromosome 6B, WEW_v2.0, whole genome shotgun sequence and contains these coding sequences:
- the LOC119324423 gene encoding uncharacterized protein LOC119324423 produces the protein MTMLSRSSDPPMDVQKGTAWPAATEEEELSCCTAASLKVFMVLYSLYMVGLIIWMFKVCENWWQAWPAVFLVLVWVLALLVLAGQHAKVTLSASSDHCLDLEKGAGPTLTKEEELAKVNSRIAKGIMVVLHCYLPIGRMEGLGDGLASDGSRGSAVSMAGIEDMFAGAIIPAGEDVHPSSNDGQQYVDPPT